AAGAATAAGAGACTGTCTAACTCCACCCAAAGGCCCTAGAAGGCAGCACCCTCAGGTTCCTTTGGCAAGCGTTGCTTGGATACTCATTTCTGGGTCACTCGGTGGCAGGGTAATTTGATTTCCATCGGAGCTTGAACTCTGAAGCTTATCGCTAAGTCACTTAGTGAAGGGAAGAATTTCCCAACGGAAAACATGTACGGAGTGTAAATGGGTTTGGGTCTGACAAGcagcctctgctgctgcttcacTGTGCTCACAGTTATTGGTGGTATGGGAGAATGTGAACAAATTCAGTTGCCAGAGGAATGAGAACACGCTTTGCACCTCAACAGTTTCGGTAGTCTCAGAGTACAATGGTCCACCCAACTTTGAGATTATACTGTCAGCCCAGAGAAGGCTGGGTCTGCTTTGTGTCCCAAGAAAATATCTTACTATTTGTCTCCTTTATGGCTTTCATTTAGCTAATAAAATGAATCATTTGGTAGCATGTAGATATTTCAATTTCTGAGCTTTTGAAGCATAGTTCATAAATGTTGAGCGATGATCCCAAGACACCAGCAAAGTCTAGCAGCAGAGAGTGATTGGTTTCTGTGCACCATATGAGGCCATATTCCGCTACAGTAATAAGGTACTTGAGACAACTAAGTTAAATGGAGGAAAAGTGTGTTTTGGTCCCGTGCTTTAGAGGTTTCAGTCGATGACCAACTGGTTAGGTTGGATTGTGTCTATGAAGCAGCATCTCAAGATAGGAATCATAGGACAGAGGATGGCAGTTACTTCATGGTACCAAGGACGCACatttggaagagggagaggagagtggGATTGTGATTCAAATATCTTCTTTCAGGGCATATCCTCAGTGGCCTACCTTCTTTCCACTAGACCCTATCTCCTAAACATTCCTCCATCTCCCCGTAGTGCCACCAAGTGGAGAACAACCCATAGAGACAGGCCTTCAGGGACATTTTAGAGCCAACTATAGTCCTTCAGGTGCTCTCTCTTCCCTCTATGATAATTGGTTCAGTCGCTATGAATCCCATCAAATGATCTTCTCTTCAgtctcccctcctcctttcctatTTTGGAGGCTGAATACAGTCCCTACTTTTTGACGTTAACTGCTACCTTTTGTCTTTGACACCTTTTCTGCTGATTCTGCAAATTTTGTCACCCTAGCCCTCCAGGACACAGAGGCTAGACATTTCAGCATGTCTTTGACGCTTAACACCCTGTGCCTTAAACTGCCAGCTGCTATGGATTGTGTCAGGAATTATCCCACCCCTCTCCTAGCTGCTGGTATTTCTCACTGAAGTCAGTCTAGATTCTCAAAGCTCAGTAGACTCTGTTCCCTGAATCCAGCTTTTCAACAGTCTGGCATTTAAAATAAGGTTTCTGTTTtgctattttttacttttattaaatatCCCGAGAGGTAACCTTTTAGGAACCTATATTTGCTTTTCAGTACACTAAAATTACGTGGTGCCCGTGAAACCTGAAGAGGCTAAAATGGGAGTGACTAACTACCAAGTGTAGAGAGAGCATTAATTAAAGTGTCTCACAGCTAAATCTTCTCTATTAAGGAGATAAATTAGAACTGTTGGAATTTATGGAGGCCAATTTTAAGACAGCAAAATAAATCCTATTATTATTCGTACCCTGAAAGTAGGTTGATACAATTGTAGGCAAATGTCAGTAAATTCTGTGAAACCAGTTATTGATATAAATGGCTATtaagtagaggacaattcagttCTTGTTGTTATTCGTTAAGGCCATTGTttgcttttcctttcatttccattTAGTTCCAAACTTAAGCCCTTGTGCCAAGCACATGAAAGGGCCATACCTTAAGGACTGCTGCTGACTGTGTGTTCAATGCTCCAATGACAGACCTCCCATTTCACTGCCTTTTCTCCATTCAAAAAATCCAGAGTTTTGGCCCTAAGATTGTTTAGTAGATAAAAGCCCTTCTATCAAGCATGGCagtctgagttcaaatcctgatACCCACTGGGTAGAAAGAGAGATCCAACTTCCAAGAGTCATGCCACggcacaccccacccccactacaCCAtgtcacacatgcacaggcattAAACTTTTCTTCCAcaaaattttattgatttttttaaaaattatttttatatgtacaaagaattattaaataaaaatgtaataatgttttaatttgaaaGGTGACCAGTGTTCACAGATTGGGCAAATGTGCTcttctttctaatttctttcataaatataaatattttagaaattaaaaataaaaatctaaccaCCTGCtgtttgttcacctccccctttgttcacctccccttggtgaggtagccacagagagaaaggatcctgacagtcctgataagacctgatagggtagggtgacctcccctatcagtggactaggggaaagacatgggaggagggaaaaggagagatgtgggagggggctacaattgtaattattaataataataaaagaaaacaaaacaagtctaaCCACCAGGGGCAGTCAAGaaacattcttgtttgtttgtttgttctttgatttTGAAGACAAAGAACtcttttctctatgtagccttagctgtcctggaattagctctgtagaccaggctggctctgagctcacagagatctgcctgcctttgcctcctgagcacaCAGTAAACATTCCTGACAGTGACAGAACTTGTGTTACAGAAACTGCTTTTCTTCCCATCGTTGATCACTGTGAGGAATTTCAGACAACCAAATAATCTACATTTTCCAGTAATCACTCTCCCAAACCTCCATCTAAGTACCATTAAGTAATTTAATGTCTTAAAGCATTGTTCAAAATCTCACTCATGCTTATATCTGCTTTGTCTACTGCTAATTTCAGCTTCTGACTCATGGAACAAATAAAAGCCAGTCTTCGTGAATGTGGCTAAACTGTTTTAACTCCACTTCACGGTTAGAAATCTCCTGCACTGGGAGATTTTTCTGGTAATCTCTTGCCACAGCCACTCCATTCTGTATATGCTTTGATGTGCTGATATGTTCTTGTCATTCTTTCCTGAGCCTTTTCAGTCACACCCCTTCCAGTTACCCAGGCTCTGTGCTTTTAAATCCTTCTTGGCCATTCCCCAGGAGGCTCCTAATCAAACAAAGGCTCATTCTTGTACCTTTAACCTCTTCATAGTCCCTCTTTTTTCCATTCTTCCCATTTCATCTATTACCGACGAGCATGAAGCCAACACGCTTGCAAGCTTTTCTTGCTTCCTGCATATTTGCCCTATCTGTGATTTTAAACAGCCAGGATTATGTTCCCCAGGAACATCCACCAGGTGCCACGGAGACTGCTGGTTGGGAATAACCTTCACTTGTCTTTACTTCTCACTCACACTTCCTAGTCTGGCCAAAAGAACCCTTCATAAGACTGGAACAGTCTTTCATCTTCTGAGGCTGTGACAAATAGATGCCCTGACACTGCTGTGGTTGATACATCTCTGCTCATTTCATTCCCACAGCCTGGGCTGTTCTCCCCATCACGCTGAGTTGCTGAGCTCATCTTCCACAATGCTCAGTAGTGCCGCCGGCCTTCTCCTAACACACAAGTCAGAAGCAACCAAGCATGCTCTACACAGCTAAATTATACTTCTTACGGTGCCCACACTACTTCAATCGCTTTGCTTCCCACAGAGTCCAGTGGGTCACTTTCATTTTCTCCATTAGATACACCCACCTTCCCTATTCCCTGCCCTAAGCACTTGGCAAAGCACCGTGTCTATGATAGGAGCTCCAAGACATTTGCAGAGATGGAACTACCTGTGATCCAAACAGCTAATGTTTTATAGTGATCTTCACAGTATCTTTGAAATGTATAATGGAATGTAAAATATAACTCAGCCCACAAAGGTCACAGTAGCCAGAGCAGAATTAACAATTATAAAAGCAACAtactattctaaaaaaaaaaaaaaaaaccaaacaaactagcAATAGTAGCAGTAGGGCTTATCTTTCCTTGACAGCTTTTGAACTGAATACTGCATGAGTCAGTTTCCAGAAAGCCAACATACACAACATTCTTGTTTCAAAATTTATGATCCTTCACTGGCACTTCATTTTGTTGACAAAAGACAAGCCTAAATTAATAGGTCCTTCTCTCCGTTTAATCTGATAATGACAAGTTTTCATAGTACTACTGAGTTTATCcagtttgtttggctgtgggagtGTAGGTATTTCCTAAGTTGGCTGGCCACTTTATAGACTCTGCCCCTAGACCTGGAAGTAGCCCTAGATATGTTTGCCAGTTTGCCAGTGGCATTAGTGATCTAAATGAAGTGTGTCTTCGATTCCTTGGGAAATTTCGTATGTGGTCACAGCTGAGCTTTGTGCATATCCTAGCACCTTACACTTGTGAACATAATCCATAATGTGCCTAAAATGCTGCTCTCTACATCTCTCTGCTGCACTAACGATATTTAAAATTGTTAAGGGTCAATGACTCTCCTAGTTGTCACAAAGGAATTGTAGGGTATGTTTTAGTCTTGAATTCTCCTTTTATAAGCAACACACGAGTCACACTGACTCTCTGTGCCCACCGGCATAGCGAACATGACTGCATAGCAAGCACTGTGAGATGTCTGATGAAGCAAGTACCCCAGATTAAATCATGGGCACTGTGTTTTCCCTGGAACCCTTAAAAATACAGGTCCACACAGTCCAAACTAATCTTTCTCTTAAATGTTTAAATGTAAGACAGGTCTGCGTGTATCTCTCAGGATGCTTCGATTGCTGcctcttcctatttttttttccccaaaagcaGCTTAGAGTTCCTGACATTTACAACCAGTGAGATAATGAAGCCTCAATATGTCATATCCCAGAATTCCCACATAAAAATTATCAGCTGGATAAAATTTTCAGCTGGGCTTATTTTATTGGCTGAAGTGACTGAGGTTTTGACTAGATATTGTTAAGAACAGGTACCAGACCATTCTGAAAGTAGCTACCAGGCACAACAGGGAGAAACATTGTATATTTGGTGGTATGAACACTAGAGGAGATTTCACATTGAAAGCCGTGAAACAAGAGAGCTGTGGAGTGTCATGCTGCAAGCTGTTGAATTTGGTTGAAATATTTAATGCATTATCAACTTATATCTGTGTAAAGAAGCAATATTTTGGAGGCAATTTCCTGGTTTCGCTGTTCTTAGAAAAACTGAAAGTTAACTGGGAGCATCTTAAAAGCTTTTAATGTTTGCAAACATATATAGAGTACCCAAGGTTCATAAAAGGCCTAATGATTTGACAAACAATGAAAATAGGATCTACATCATAATAAATTTCAGCATAGAGAATTTAGTGCCCTGCTAAGAGACATAAGATTTCAGTTAAAATCCTGCCCCTGGGAGGAGTGGCATTCCACTGTGTGGACTTCTTTCAGCACACCCATCCTCAGATGATGAGATTACACACCCTTATGGTTTGGCCCAGGAAATTCAGTACTTATCCCTGCTTATACAATCCCACTCTGCCtcctcttatttatttacttatttattttgccaAAGTCTTCAAAAGAAGAAAGGGTCACTTTAAACTCCCATATTTATTTCAAAGGAGGGGAGGTATATTCATGGTTGTTACATATTGGGGGGTATTTAATGCAAGCATTAAGATGTTGACACTTTTATAAACTATCTGTACCAGAGACAATAATGACTCGGAGAGCTGAGTAAAGTCGTAAGGTACTGATGTTGGCTCAGAGTCATGgctaggatgttttttttttttccccttcactgATTCAAGCATGTATCTACTACTCATTCTAGTAAAGGGTATTCCAAAGGGTGTTTCTATAGCTATTCACTATAGAAAAGTGAATAGTTTGTGAGTCCTAATCTCCAGGAGCTGGGAGGCAATGCCTCCAGTAAGCTTGCCAAAATGTGGGCCACAAGCCGTAACTGATGTGGGGGTCATCAAAAATCTGGTCACAATAAAAGCTATCCAAAGGCCTAGTAATCAAGAAGTGATTCATGATCAAATGTCCAGTGCATCTTGTTGCTTCAAGAGGCAGCAGATTATCACCTGATTTCACTAAAGCCTTGGTTCTGAACACAAATTATGTCCACTTTACACTGTAATGCCATGGAGTACAAAGTTTAAAGTGTAGAAAGTGATCTAAATGAAGTGTAGTGATCTAAATGAACCATGTCTTCGTTTCCTTGGGATATTTTATACGTGGTCATATGGATCTTTGTGCATATCCTAGTAGCTTATGCTCATGAACATAAGCCATAACTTGTGTCTAAAATGCTGCTTTCTACATCTCTCTGCTGCACTTACGATATTTGAAATTGTCAAGAGGCAATGATTCTCCTGCCACATAGGCATTGTAGGGCATGTTTTTGTCTTGAAATCTCCTTTTAAAAGCAACAACACGAGTCACTCTCTCTGTGCCCACCAGCATAGTGAACATCACTGCAATGAAGAACACTGCACCTCAGCTTAATCCCAGACGAACTGTTACGAATTGCAGTGTGTTCCTGTACATACAAAGTTTcccgctcttaacctctgagccatctctacagcccctaaGTTTCCCGCTCTTATGGGCACACAAGTAACTAAGttatgaaaaaaatatcttaaaattttaaaaatattttaaatatttttaaaactattttaaatatttttctggtattattatatttaaaaataatttaaaatattatatatttaaaatattatataaaatataaatattatatatttaaaaaatatttaaaatatttttttctggtatTATTACTCAGTGTGAATCTGATCCATACATCTATAGATCACGTTGTAGTGTTGTGATCTGAATGAGTTGCTGGCACCAAGCCGTCTGTTGAATCACAACTTTTGATAAGGAACTCTTGTGCCGGGTCAATACCCGGCAGATAGACCTGAGAGGGTGGTGGTCAGTCCAGCTGGACCCCCTCCTTGGCTGTGCAGGATGGCGAGTGTTGACAGCCTAAACCTCCTCAGATGCCCCAGGCAATAAAACACCAAGCAAGGAGATCTGTCAAAGCAGGAACTTGGTTAATTGAATTAAGCAGCCCCTTTTATAGGTTTGAGTCAAGGGGCAGgtttaaggaagtgaggtaagatgacaGAGAGGGCGGGGTTAAGTGGTaaaaggagaggtgggccagccACAAAACTCCACGTCACAGCTACCaggcagggttgattttaagGCGGATATGCTGAGTCACTAAGGCGGATACGCTGAATGAATCATTTTTGCCCGGAAGTGGCGCCTGCCTTTTAAATTGGAAGCTAAGGACAGATCTCCAGACTGGAGTCAGGCTCAGGTAGCTGCAGCAGGCTTTACAGGCCTAACATTTCCCCCTTACCCTTACGCGGCACCTGGCCTGAGAAACACCAGGAGACGCAAAGAGGACTGCTTGTTCGCTTGTTGGAGGAGCAGGAAGCGAAAAGATGTCTGAGCGGAAAGTTTTAAACAAATACTACCCACCTGACTTTGACCCATCGAAGATCCCCAAACTCAAGCTACCCAAGGACCGGCAGTATGTGGTGCGGCTGATGGCCCCCTTCAACATGAGGTGTAAGACATGTGGCGAATACATCTACAGGGGGAAAAAGTTCAACGCGCGCAAGGAAACTGTCCAGAACGAGGCGTACCTGGGCCTGCCCATCTTCCGCTTCTACATCAAGTGCACGCGCTGCTTGGCCGAGATCACCTTCAAGACAGACCCAGAGAACACTGACTATACCATGGAGCATGGGGCCACACGCAACTTCCAGGCCGAGAAGcttctggaggaggaggagaggcggGTGCAGAAGGAGCGTGAGGATGAAGAGCTCAACAACCCCATGAAGGTGCTAGAAAACCGCACCAAGGACGCAAAGCTGGAGATGGAGGTGCTGGAAAACCTGCAGGAGCTGAAGGACCTGAACCAGCGGCAGGCCCATGTGGACTTCGAGGCCATGCTGTTGCAGCACCGCCTGTCACAGGAGCAGCAGAGACAGCATCAGCAGGAGGAGGATGAGCGTGAGACTGctgccttgctggaggaggctCGCCACTGTAGGCTTTTAGAGGATTCTGACTCAGAGGACGAGGCTCCACCTTCCCGACCATTGGCAGCTGCAAGACTCAACCCCAAGGCCATCCTCGACAAGGTTCCAAAGGCCAAAAGGAAGGCAGAAGGCTTAGGCAGCAGGGCACAGCTGGCGTCCATGGTTGTGCTAAAGAAGGTGAAGATGGAAGCCAACGGGGACTCAGAGCAAGTCCAGGTGCCGGCCGTGGGTGCCCCGGAGAGCAGGAAGGCATCTGACCCCACACCACAGACACCTGGTGCCTCCTCCCTGAGCCAGCTGGGTGCATATGGAGACAGCGAGGACAGTGACAGCTGagccccaggtttgattccctgAAGGGGAGGCTAGTATGCTTCTTGCCAGCTCTGGTGACACGGgctggtaggatttgctgaaggaggcagaggcaggaggatttaaaTGCATGGCTATTTGTACTTTATGTATAGAAGACAATGGTTTTGAACTTATAAAGCACAGCCTTCATTAATTGTATGAACTTTTCTGCAACTTCTTGTGAATATCTTGGGTTTGTTCAGTAAGAAATTCTGTATATTATTGAATAAAATAATCATGTGATTACTAAGAGTAATGAACTTAATGTGGATATTTGCGGGATTATTTATCTACAGATAAAGCAACAAGATAGCTTTATATTCGGTTAAAACATGAGTTTATTTTCCCAAGTGTccagaataattaaaattatcagaaccagaaaatattgCGTGGCAccaccttttgtttttcttttttttctaatccgATTTGGAAGAAGATTCAGCCACTGGAGAGAGTGCCTTGTGCCTAGATATTTCCATTGCAGGCTGCATTATAAAGGTCTAACCGTGCTTCTTTCAAATATGATGAGAAGTTTGAAACTGCATTTTCATATGTATGTTTTGTCTAGTTAATGTATTTTATAGAAacgtgtaatatatattataataggatatataattaaatgatgtataaattaaaacattttatctgtattcctaattatatCCCTGTACACCTGGGCCTCAAATGTTCCCAGATAAAAAGGGGTCACAAGAGGAAAATTTAGAAAGCTTTGCTCTAGTCAGTCTCTCTTCTACTAATAGTCATTTCAAAGATTCTAACAATAAAATTACCCCCAAAGTCTAAATACTGATTTGGTGATgaagtataaaattattttggaatTTATAAAATACAATATCAGTAAAGAACctagaaaaaaatgtgggaaaGTGGTAGACCTAAGGCTCAGCCTGTTCTATGGGGAGCAAATCTTCACATTTCTTTAATGCATTCTAAGATGCATGAAATTACCCCCTCAGAGCCATATTTAGAGGCCTTAAGGGTCTCTTCAGTTAATCCTTGACAAAATAACGAAAACTTTCAAGCAAATAAACTATTATGTAGAAATGTTGTGAATAAATTCTACAGGCTGttctaattaattttattttataaatataataaaagaccTTCTTAAATTTGACAAAAATCTGAATGGGCAAAACCATTCTGTTTTTGAGATGCAATATTACTATATAGTCatggctagtctggaactcactatgtagaccagactggattTAAactcaaagattcacctgcctctgtctcccaaatgttGGAGTTAAAGACATGCATCACCACAACTGGTGGCAAAAGCCATCTTTGAAAATACCAAATTATGAGACGGATCATAATAGAGATTAGTTTAAAGCACAAGTTTTATGTTAACATtgatatttattatgtatgtgtatatatacacaagcATACAAAGGAGTGCATTTTtgatgtttgtgtgtacatgctcTCAGACCTAAGCACTTTGCATTGGACAATCAAAATGGGAGCTCATCCCTGGCACAGGTTAATTCTTCTCCTATCCCTTATTAATTGCCTatagttttttttcttataatttatccCCCTTTCTTCTTAGCATGGCCATTAATAATGTCAGTATTCTtgtcttgtttatgcagccatttctaggaaaGACTGTCTTGCAGACAAGTTCCTCTTGGCTCTTAAATAGTGTTTCTGTTCCCATTTCTTTAATGTGTGGTATAAGGATGGGATTTAGAGTGTAGTAATCAGTTATGGTGTTCTAGAAGTGCTAGTAGTAGATAGTAGTTCATGACCTCACTAGCCCCAGTAAGCCAGGAGAGGCTTCTAGTGTCGTGCATAATTTTTGTTCCATTAACTGGGCCTTAAGTCCAACTTGACAGCTGTCATTTACCACCAACATGTGAGTGCCACTTATTTTGCACCTTCATGGATATGTCACGCCAGTAATGGTCACACTCCATAGGTGTTGCATCTAGGTATGACTATTTAATTTCTCCCCTCTCTTGCCAGCTGGCATAGCATTTTCTGGTATCATGGAAGCTGGATCATAGGAAAGAAGTTTCAAGGTCAGTTCCAACTCAAGTCATCTGTTGACTCATAACTTTTGATAAGGAACTCTTGTCTTGTGCTGGGTCAATACCCAGCAGGTAGAGCTGAGAGaagggtggccagtccagctggacacCCTCCGTGGCTGAGCAGACGGTGAGTGTCCATGGCCCGAACCTCCCCggatgccccagggaataaaacaccgAGCCAGGAGATCTGTTCAAGCAGGAACTTGATTTATTAAATTAAGCAGCCCCTTTTATAGGTTTGAGTCAAGGGGCaggattaaggaagtgaggtaagatgacatAGAGGGCGAGGTTAAGTGGtacaaggagaggtgggccagcaaCAAAACTGCACGTCACAGTTAACAGGCAGGGTTAATTTTAAGGCttatatgctgaatcacttttgcccgGAAGTGGCGCCTCTTAAATaggaagctaaagacaggtctccagactcgagccaggctcaggtagatgcagcaggccttatcaggcccaacatttccccctttatttCACAGCGGACATGGCCCCTGTCTTAGGTTGTCCCCCACATGGAGATCTTACCCGTCATTGAGTACCATGTAGCCAGCTTGTCAGGAGCTCCTCCAGGACCTGCCTTAGGTCGCCCCAGCACATCTGGGGTCTTACCCGTCATTGGTCAaatggagggcagaggagggtCTTTCCTAGGATGCCTGGGCCTAGGTGGAGTTGGATTCCTGAATAGCTAACCGATGATCTACTTGATGTAGCTTAATTGCCTCTAACCTCTGCTGGATAAACTTAACGATCTTGTTAAGAATGCATGGCCCAAGGGAAAGTAGGAGAAAGGTCCAAGTAGGGGAAGAATATAGGGCAGAAGACCatgaaagccagcccacaggagGTTTTCTTGATGTTCTTGGCGtcatctctccaagtcttcttGGAAGATTTAATCTCTGACAATGCCTGAATTGTTGGAATagaagcagcatttttttttcctgcaaaaacaagcaaatgcCACCATTTCAGCAGTTAGTAGGTCCAAAACCTTTCTATTTTGAACTAGCTCTGCCAGGAAGTCTGATCTTGGAGGTCTTTTATGGAAAGGCCATTCCTGCCCCACAAAGGAACACCATTGGGGGGGGGCTAAGAAGGGATTTCTCCAGGGTAGAGTTGGAATGATAAAGGGAGGGGTGGATACCCCCAACATCAATGCTTCTATTATCAGAATGAGGTAGTACCTGAAAGCTGTCCCCTGTGGCCCAGTAAAAACCCTTTTTGCATTTGGGACAGGGGCATTAAGGTGCCTGTTGTGCTGGCACCAGGAGCATTTTGAGACCTGTTGGAGCATTCTCGTTTAAAATGACCATCCTGTCCTCAACCAAAGCATGTCTGCCCCTGAGTCCTAGTGACCTGCTGAAGGGCATTGACTAAAAGCAGTCATTTCCTCCTGGCGGGCTGTTTACATGGCAGTAGCCATTGCCCTGGCCTGAAAAGAGGTGGTTCCTACATCTTCAGTGGCAGCAATCCACTTACCCATCCCCATTATTACACATCCCTGCACAGGCCAGCTTGTGATCTGAATTCATGCCATCCCACACTAGCCACTTAAACTTATCGTGAAGCTCCCCGGGGGGGAACTTTCTCCTCAGACTTTTATCTATCTGGTCTATGAAGACAGGGAGGTCCTCTGAGGCTTTTTGTGTAATTCCTGAAACAGGGCATTTTATAGGCCCCTCATCTAGCTTCCTCCAGGCTGCCAAGCCTGCTGCTCTAAGCTACTCCTGATAAGGGGCTGAAAGAGCAGCCTGCTGGAAGCCTGTGGAATATTGGTCAGCTGTGCCTGAAAGCATTCCGTAAGTTTTAGGCACCTGGGGGTTAGCGCCTTGATTGCGTTCCCCCTGGACCCTGCATTCCTCCTTGTAGAAAGCCAACCGTTTAAGGAAGGCCAGCCCCGAAAGGACAGCCTTGGTAAGATCCATCCAGTTTCCTGTAGTGCACGACTGACTTGCCAGCCCCTCAAGGATGGTCTCAGCCCAATGTGAATTGGGCCCATCCTCCGCCACTGCCTTAGGCAGTTCCTTGAGGTCTAGAGCCCCCACGGCACCcagccttgggggaggggaggggaccagCTGCCCCAGGAGCTGTGGTGACCCGGAAAAGTTCCACGGGTCTCCGAATATGGAGAGGGCGAAGAGGGGCCAGTGAAGGGGTTAGTAAGCGAACCCTGTTTCACTGGCACAGCCAGAGGAGAAAGGGCTGGCCAGGGGGCATTCTCAAATGGATCTACAGAAGGATATATATTCTGTCTCCAGGGAGGGGGCTCATCATCTGGCTTAATGCTGATTTTAGCCCTGGCACcttccttttttgggggggccAACTCCTCCAGTCCACTTTCCTGTCTCTTACCCTTATCCTTATGTTCTTTGGGCAGTCTCAGAGGGAAGCAGCCCTTAAGGACTGTGACCAGGGGAATGACTACCAAAGCGGGGATATCCCCATTCCAGACCTGTGCTCTGTTGACAGGAGTTTCTACTCAGTCCCAGGCATCCCAAACAGGGCGCCCTTGTCAGGCAGCCATGAAGCAACCTTTACAACATACTTCTATACTTGAAGGGCTTGAGTATCAAGCAGATTGAAACCCCTACTTTTAAGCAAAATTTGTAGGGATCCCAAACCTGGGTTGGATTTCTGAGTTGAAGAGAATTGCCCCATATTTAAGAGGGGTACACTCACCCTCAGACCGGTTGGCCTGTCAGCTTCCTTCTGTTGAGCAGGATCCTCACACTAGGGAGGTTCAGGCGGTCTAcaatcaccatgctgctcagccACGGAGGgcatccagctggactggccGCCCTCCTCTCAGCTCTACCTGCTGGGTACCCACCCTGCAGACTGATGTCCAAAGTGGGGCTCAGCTGTCACTGTCCTCGCTGTCTCCATATGCACCCAGCTGGCTCAGGGAAGAGACACCAGGTGTCTGTGGTGTGGGG
This is a stretch of genomic DNA from Meriones unguiculatus strain TT.TT164.6M chromosome 1, Bangor_MerUng_6.1, whole genome shotgun sequence. It encodes these proteins:
- the LOC110559313 gene encoding splicing factor YJU2-like; the protein is MSERKVLNKYYPPDFDPSKIPKLKLPKDRQYVVRLMAPFNMRCKTCGEYIYRGKKFNARKETVQNEAYLGLPIFRFYIKCTRCLAEITFKTDPENTDYTMEHGATRNFQAEKLLEEEERRVQKEREDEELNNPMKVLENRTKDAKLEMEVLENLQELKDLNQRQAHVDFEAMLLQHRLSQEQQRQHQQEEDERETAALLEEARHCRLLEDSDSEDEAPPSRPLAAARLNPKAILDKVPKAKRKAEGLGSRAQLASMVVLKKVKMEANGDSEQVQVPAVGAPESRKASDPTPQTPGASSLSQLGAYGDSEDSDS